One Peptococcaceae bacterium genomic window, ACTGCGAACCAGTTCTTCCAGCAACTCATCGCGTTCCAGTTTTCGAATCATGGAACGGGCATTGTTGTGGTTGGTGATGTAAGCCGGGTCTCCCGATAAAAGATATCCCACCAGCTGGTTGATGGGGTTGTAACCCTTTTCCTTGAGGGCATTGTACACATGGTGCAAGACAGCACCAGCTTTAATATCCTCATCGGACTTCACCTTATACATCATGGTCTGTTCGAACTTGTCGTTTG contains:
- a CDS encoding IreB family regulatory phosphoprotein, coding for MMYKVKSDEDIKAGAVLHHVYNALKEKGYNPINQLVGYLLSGDPAYITNHNNARSMIRKLERDELLEELVRSYLGK